One Euphorbia lathyris chromosome 1, ddEupLath1.1, whole genome shotgun sequence DNA segment encodes these proteins:
- the LOC136235399 gene encoding LEAF RUST 10 DISEASE-RESISTANCEUS RECEPTOR-LIKE PROTEIN KINASE-like 1.2 isoform X3, producing the protein MNQNLFLLVFYPFINLFLIISFLLPKQAICIDTHFLACNPKTCGDGLNINFPFYIQGQQQNFCGYPGFNVSCLNGHSVINLQGSNYIIHQISYETQTFRVSNTAVFNTRNTCIPPFQNTSFLLNDKFKLYSNQTELVFLYHCNSSLLGGSNSDLMKYKVNCSTDSASNSTLSMFKDDPLLGSASTVCENAIVAAVDVDVDVERGGESSASQIQWMLERGFLLNWVASNCTICQRSGGKCGFDFDMVHFRCFCPDRPHAWHCVPGATVAVAVIILLSCVVLRQYIRRHGSSNLKSPISSSGLSSKSEIELGVAYFGIPIFSYAELEKATRNFDSEKELGDGGYGTVYYGKLQDGREVAVKRLYEHNCKRVEQFLNEIKILTRLRHRNLVSLYGCTSRRSRELLLVYEYIPNGTVADHLHGDRADSSPLTWPIRMSIAIETAAALAYLHASDIIHRDVKTNNILLDNSFCVKVADFGLSRLFPNDVTHVSTAPQGTPGYVDPEYHQCYQLTDKSDVYSFGVVLIELISSMAAVDFSRHRDEINLANFAVNKVQKSAFEELIDPCFWYKSDDEVRRKAVAVGELAFRCLQQDKEMRPAMDEVLEELKIIEGGEGEGEHMEKEEEVTVPPPSPPDCVEESLLKNIRLPPSPDTVTAKWSSSCSTTPHISS; encoded by the exons ATGAACCAGAATTTGTTTCTACTTGTCTTTTATCCCTTCATAAACCTCTTCCTAATCATTTCCTTTCTTCTACCAAAACAAGCCATTTGCATAGATACTCATTTCTTAGCCTGCAACCCTAAAACTTGTGGTGATGGCCTAAACATAAACTTTCCGTTCTACATCCAAGGTCAGCAACAAAACTTCTGTGGATATCCTGGATTTAACGTCTCTTGCCTGAATGGCCATTCAGTTATCAATTTACAGGGTTCCAATTACATCATTCACCAAATCTCCTATGAAACCCAAACTTTTCGTGTCTCAAATACTGCGGTGTTCAATACAAGGAACACCTGCATTCCTCCATTCCAGAACACATCCTTTTTACTTAATGACAAGTTCAAATTATACTCCAACCAAACAGAACTCGTTTTTCTGTATCATTGCAACTCCTCACTTTTAGGAGGTAGTAATAGTGACCTTATGAAATACAAGGTCAATTGCTCAACTGATAGCGCAAGTAATTCAACTCTTTCGATGTTCAAGGATGATCCTCTGTTGGGTAGCGCATCAACTGTTTGTGAAAATGCGATAGTGGCAGCAGTGGATGTGGATGTGGATGTTGAACGAGGAGGAGAGAGCAGTGCCAGTCAGATCCAATGGATGCTAGAACGGGGTTTTCTGTTGAACTGGGTAGCAAGCAATTGCACCATATGCCAACGTAGCGGAGGCAAATGCGGATTTGATTTCGACATGGTCCATTTTAGGTGTTTTTGCCCAGATAGGCCTCATGCTTGGCATTGCGTTCCTG GTGCAACCGTTGCAGTAGCAGTCATAATACTGTTGTCCTGCGTTGTCTTGCGTCAATACATAAGAAGGCATGGTTCCTCAAACTTAAAGTCACCAATTTCCTCATCTGGTCTCTCTTCAAAATCAGAAATAGAATTGGGCGTTGCTTACTTCGGTATTCCCATTTTCTCCTATGCTGAACTTGAAAAAGCTACTAGAAATTTTGATAGTGAGAAAGAGCTTGGGGACGGAGGTTATGGAACTGTATACTACG GTAAGCTCCAAGATGGACGGGAGGTTGCGGTGAAGCGGCTGTATGAGCACAACTGCAAAAGGGTTGAGCAGTTCCTGAATGAAATAAAAATCCTCACTCGACTGCGCCACAGAAATCTAGTTTCCCTTTATGGATGCACTTCACGACGCAGTCGTGAGCTCCTCCTTGTATATGAATACATTCCAAATGGTACCGTAGCTGATCATCTCCATGGTGATCGAGCAGATTCTAGTCCACTGACATGGCCTATTCGAATGAGCATCGCAATAGAAACAGCTGCAGCTTTAGCTTATCTTCATGCTTCTGATATTATACATCGGGATGTGAAAACTAACAACATTCTTCTTGACAACAGTTTCTGCGTGAAAGTTGCTGATTTTGGTCTGTCAAGGTTGTTCCCGAATGATGTTACTCATGTGTCAACAGCCCCGCAAGGTACTCCAGGGTACGTAGATCCAGAGTATCACCAGTGTTACCAGCTGACTGATAAGAGTGATGTGTATAGCTTTGGAGTTGTGTTGATTGAACTAATATCATCGATGGCAGCTGTAGATTTTAGTAGGCATAGGGATGAGATTAATCTGGCTAACTTTGCAGTGAACAAAGTTCAGAAGAGTGCGTTTGAGGAGTTGATAGACCCATGTTTTTGGTACAAGTCGGATGATGAAGTAAGAAGAAAGGCAGTTGCAGTAGGAGAGTTAGCATTTAGATGTTTGCAACAGGATAAGGAAATGAGACCTGCCATGGATGAGGTGTTGGAAGAATTGAAGATAATTGAGGGTGGGGAAGGGGAAGGGGAACACatggagaaagaagaagaggtgaCAGTACCACCGCCTTCACCACCAGATTGTGTTGAGGAGTCTCTCTTGAAGAATATCAGACTGCCGCCTTCACCGGATACGGTAACAGCTAAATGGAGTAGTAGTTGTTCTACTACACCTCATATCAGCAGTTAA
- the LOC136235399 gene encoding LEAF RUST 10 DISEASE-RESISTANCEUS RECEPTOR-LIKE PROTEIN KINASE-like 1.2 isoform X1 — protein MNQNLFLLVFYPFINLFLIISFLLPKQAICIDTHFLACNPKTCGDGLNINFPFYIQGQQQNFCGYPGFNVSCLNGHSVINLQGSNYIIHQISYETQTFRVSNTAVFNTRNTCIPPFQNTSFLLNDKFKLYSNQTELVFLYHCNSSLLGGSNSDLMKYKVNCSTDSASNSTLSMFKDDPLLGSASTVCENAIVAAVDVDVDVERGGESSASQIQWMLERGFLLNWVASNCTICQRSGGKCGFDFDMVHFRCFCPDRPHAWHCVPGNNRLAMKVGLGLGATVAVAVIILLSCVVLRQYIRRHGSSNLKSPISSSGLSSKSEIELGVAYFGIPIFSYAELEKATRNFDSEKELGDGGYGTVYYGKLQDGREVAVKRLYEHNCKRVEQFLNEIKILTRLRHRNLVSLYGCTSRRSRELLLVYEYIPNGTVADHLHGDRADSSPLTWPIRMSIAIETAAALAYLHASDIIHRDVKTNNILLDNSFCVKVADFGLSRLFPNDVTHVSTAPQGTPGYVDPEYHQCYQLTDKSDVYSFGVVLIELISSMAAVDFSRHRDEINLANFAVNKVQKSAFEELIDPCFWYKSDDEVRRKAVAVGELAFRCLQQDKEMRPAMDEVLEELKIIEGGEGEGEHMEKEEEVTVPPPSPPDCVEESLLKNIRLPPSPDTVTAKWSSSCSTTPHISS, from the exons ATGAACCAGAATTTGTTTCTACTTGTCTTTTATCCCTTCATAAACCTCTTCCTAATCATTTCCTTTCTTCTACCAAAACAAGCCATTTGCATAGATACTCATTTCTTAGCCTGCAACCCTAAAACTTGTGGTGATGGCCTAAACATAAACTTTCCGTTCTACATCCAAGGTCAGCAACAAAACTTCTGTGGATATCCTGGATTTAACGTCTCTTGCCTGAATGGCCATTCAGTTATCAATTTACAGGGTTCCAATTACATCATTCACCAAATCTCCTATGAAACCCAAACTTTTCGTGTCTCAAATACTGCGGTGTTCAATACAAGGAACACCTGCATTCCTCCATTCCAGAACACATCCTTTTTACTTAATGACAAGTTCAAATTATACTCCAACCAAACAGAACTCGTTTTTCTGTATCATTGCAACTCCTCACTTTTAGGAGGTAGTAATAGTGACCTTATGAAATACAAGGTCAATTGCTCAACTGATAGCGCAAGTAATTCAACTCTTTCGATGTTCAAGGATGATCCTCTGTTGGGTAGCGCATCAACTGTTTGTGAAAATGCGATAGTGGCAGCAGTGGATGTGGATGTGGATGTTGAACGAGGAGGAGAGAGCAGTGCCAGTCAGATCCAATGGATGCTAGAACGGGGTTTTCTGTTGAACTGGGTAGCAAGCAATTGCACCATATGCCAACGTAGCGGAGGCAAATGCGGATTTGATTTCGACATGGTCCATTTTAGGTGTTTTTGCCCAGATAGGCCTCATGCTTGGCATTGCGTTCCTG GAAATAACAGATTGGCAATGAAGGTAGGATTAGGATTAG GTGCAACCGTTGCAGTAGCAGTCATAATACTGTTGTCCTGCGTTGTCTTGCGTCAATACATAAGAAGGCATGGTTCCTCAAACTTAAAGTCACCAATTTCCTCATCTGGTCTCTCTTCAAAATCAGAAATAGAATTGGGCGTTGCTTACTTCGGTATTCCCATTTTCTCCTATGCTGAACTTGAAAAAGCTACTAGAAATTTTGATAGTGAGAAAGAGCTTGGGGACGGAGGTTATGGAACTGTATACTACG GTAAGCTCCAAGATGGACGGGAGGTTGCGGTGAAGCGGCTGTATGAGCACAACTGCAAAAGGGTTGAGCAGTTCCTGAATGAAATAAAAATCCTCACTCGACTGCGCCACAGAAATCTAGTTTCCCTTTATGGATGCACTTCACGACGCAGTCGTGAGCTCCTCCTTGTATATGAATACATTCCAAATGGTACCGTAGCTGATCATCTCCATGGTGATCGAGCAGATTCTAGTCCACTGACATGGCCTATTCGAATGAGCATCGCAATAGAAACAGCTGCAGCTTTAGCTTATCTTCATGCTTCTGATATTATACATCGGGATGTGAAAACTAACAACATTCTTCTTGACAACAGTTTCTGCGTGAAAGTTGCTGATTTTGGTCTGTCAAGGTTGTTCCCGAATGATGTTACTCATGTGTCAACAGCCCCGCAAGGTACTCCAGGGTACGTAGATCCAGAGTATCACCAGTGTTACCAGCTGACTGATAAGAGTGATGTGTATAGCTTTGGAGTTGTGTTGATTGAACTAATATCATCGATGGCAGCTGTAGATTTTAGTAGGCATAGGGATGAGATTAATCTGGCTAACTTTGCAGTGAACAAAGTTCAGAAGAGTGCGTTTGAGGAGTTGATAGACCCATGTTTTTGGTACAAGTCGGATGATGAAGTAAGAAGAAAGGCAGTTGCAGTAGGAGAGTTAGCATTTAGATGTTTGCAACAGGATAAGGAAATGAGACCTGCCATGGATGAGGTGTTGGAAGAATTGAAGATAATTGAGGGTGGGGAAGGGGAAGGGGAACACatggagaaagaagaagaggtgaCAGTACCACCGCCTTCACCACCAGATTGTGTTGAGGAGTCTCTCTTGAAGAATATCAGACTGCCGCCTTCACCGGATACGGTAACAGCTAAATGGAGTAGTAGTTGTTCTACTACACCTCATATCAGCAGTTAA
- the LOC136235399 gene encoding LEAF RUST 10 DISEASE-RESISTANCEUS RECEPTOR-LIKE PROTEIN KINASE-like 1.2 isoform X2, with product MPTFYPIFLNFKVLLLLGFNFSIATILVESTLSAAESKYESCKPKNCGSGPNISYPFYVYGNKTDYCGHPGFRVHCSDHRPIYKTSAADYIIQNINYERQSFRLVDLQVFNNTTCPTPQQNYSFDRSSVDFIPYHADIFFFYNCDHSISTNYTESRVTCNSSVTTKIYIALVPRDEHFNWNRTACEFVVVAPVELGQWEINQTITNIDYKKKLSDGFTLKWIGLEYNCADCQSSGGLCGFEEENSVCYCPDGTHPKHCKNGNNRLAMKVGLGLGATVAVAVIILLSCVVLRQYIRRHGSSNLKSPISSSGLSSKSEIELGVAYFGIPIFSYAELEKATRNFDSEKELGDGGYGTVYYGKLQDGREVAVKRLYEHNCKRVEQFLNEIKILTRLRHRNLVSLYGCTSRRSRELLLVYEYIPNGTVADHLHGDRADSSPLTWPIRMSIAIETAAALAYLHASDIIHRDVKTNNILLDNSFCVKVADFGLSRLFPNDVTHVSTAPQGTPGYVDPEYHQCYQLTDKSDVYSFGVVLIELISSMAAVDFSRHRDEINLANFAVNKVQKSAFEELIDPCFWYKSDDEVRRKAVAVGELAFRCLQQDKEMRPAMDEVLEELKIIEGGEGEGEHMEKEEEVTVPPPSPPDCVEESLLKNIRLPPSPDTVTAKWSSSCSTTPHISS from the exons ATGCCTACCTTTTATCCCATCTTTCTAAATTTCAAAGTACTACTGCTATTAGGATTCAATTTTTCCATTGCTACCATTTTAGTGGAGTCAACTCTATCAGCTGCTGAATCAAAATATGAATCCTGCAAGCCTAAAAACTGTGGTAGTGGTCCAAATATAAGTTATCCTTTCTATGTCTATGGCAACAAAACAGATTATTGTGGCCATCCAGGATTTCGAGTTCATTGTTCAGATCATAGGCCTATCTATAAGACCTCAGCTGCTGATTACATCATTCAGAACATCAATTATGAAAGACAGTCATTTCGGTTGGTTGATCTTCAAGTGTTTAACAACACTACTTGTCCCACTCCTCAACAGAACTACTCATTCGATCGGTCTTCTGTTGATTTTATTCCCTATCATGCTgatattttcttcttttacaacTGTGATCATTCAATTTCTACAAACTACACTGAATCTAGGGTCACATGCAATTCTAGTGTTACTACTAAAATCTATATAGCGTTAGTACCTAGGGATGAGCATTTCAACTGGAATAGAACAGCTTGCGAATTTGTAGTTGTTGCACCTGTTGAGTTGGGTCAATGGGAGATTAATCAAACAATAACAAACATCGACTATAAGAAGAAGTTAAGTGATGGGTTTACATTAAAGTGGATTGGCTTAGAATATAATTGTGCTGACTGCCAATCAAGCGGGGGTTTATGTGGGTTTGAAGAGGAGAATAGTGTTTGTTACTGCCCCGATGGAACCCATCCCAAACACTGCAAGAATG GAAATAACAGATTGGCAATGAAGGTAGGATTAGGATTAG GTGCAACCGTTGCAGTAGCAGTCATAATACTGTTGTCCTGCGTTGTCTTGCGTCAATACATAAGAAGGCATGGTTCCTCAAACTTAAAGTCACCAATTTCCTCATCTGGTCTCTCTTCAAAATCAGAAATAGAATTGGGCGTTGCTTACTTCGGTATTCCCATTTTCTCCTATGCTGAACTTGAAAAAGCTACTAGAAATTTTGATAGTGAGAAAGAGCTTGGGGACGGAGGTTATGGAACTGTATACTACG GTAAGCTCCAAGATGGACGGGAGGTTGCGGTGAAGCGGCTGTATGAGCACAACTGCAAAAGGGTTGAGCAGTTCCTGAATGAAATAAAAATCCTCACTCGACTGCGCCACAGAAATCTAGTTTCCCTTTATGGATGCACTTCACGACGCAGTCGTGAGCTCCTCCTTGTATATGAATACATTCCAAATGGTACCGTAGCTGATCATCTCCATGGTGATCGAGCAGATTCTAGTCCACTGACATGGCCTATTCGAATGAGCATCGCAATAGAAACAGCTGCAGCTTTAGCTTATCTTCATGCTTCTGATATTATACATCGGGATGTGAAAACTAACAACATTCTTCTTGACAACAGTTTCTGCGTGAAAGTTGCTGATTTTGGTCTGTCAAGGTTGTTCCCGAATGATGTTACTCATGTGTCAACAGCCCCGCAAGGTACTCCAGGGTACGTAGATCCAGAGTATCACCAGTGTTACCAGCTGACTGATAAGAGTGATGTGTATAGCTTTGGAGTTGTGTTGATTGAACTAATATCATCGATGGCAGCTGTAGATTTTAGTAGGCATAGGGATGAGATTAATCTGGCTAACTTTGCAGTGAACAAAGTTCAGAAGAGTGCGTTTGAGGAGTTGATAGACCCATGTTTTTGGTACAAGTCGGATGATGAAGTAAGAAGAAAGGCAGTTGCAGTAGGAGAGTTAGCATTTAGATGTTTGCAACAGGATAAGGAAATGAGACCTGCCATGGATGAGGTGTTGGAAGAATTGAAGATAATTGAGGGTGGGGAAGGGGAAGGGGAACACatggagaaagaagaagaggtgaCAGTACCACCGCCTTCACCACCAGATTGTGTTGAGGAGTCTCTCTTGAAGAATATCAGACTGCCGCCTTCACCGGATACGGTAACAGCTAAATGGAGTAGTAGTTGTTCTACTACACCTCATATCAGCAGTTAA
- the LOC136208187 gene encoding uncharacterized protein — MAALQKFKLLATQCGVAQSPTRSPRTSPLVHLRRKKTTLRMLLTRTYGSGRRSPRRQDSSPIHSILPPKKRDSLKDLFVSSPPFEVEENKRKLGEMISAKCEVYRMRVNGLGAELSGSPRPGWIGFRYRSLIRRAWRPMLIGIPEDED; from the coding sequence ATGGCTGCTCTGCAAAAGTTTAAGCTACTCGCTACGCAATGCGGCGTTGCTCAGAGTCCAACTCGGAGCCCCAGAACTAGTCCTCTCGTCCACCTCCGCCGAAAGAAAACTACTCTCCGCATGTTACTCACCCGGACCTATGGATCTGGCCGCCGATCACCTCGTCGCCAAGACTCATCGCCAATCCATAGTATCCTTCCGCCAAAAAAGAGAGACTCTCTTAAGGATTTGTTCGTGTCGTCTCCGCCATTTGAAGTGGAAGAAAACAAACGAAAACTTGGAGAAATGATCAGCGCCAAGTGTGAAGTCTATCGAATGAGAGTTAACGGTTTAGGAGCTGAACTTTCCGGTTCACCTAGACCGGGATGGATCGGGTTTAGGTATAGGTCTTTGATTAGGAGAGCTTGGCGTCCGATGCTCATTGGAATTCCAGAAGATGAGGACTGA
- the LOC136235399 gene encoding LEAF RUST 10 DISEASE-RESISTANCEUS RECEPTOR-LIKE PROTEIN KINASE-like 1.1 isoform X4: MSYVSLLVFFFLGLFGLQYAEEERRPHPKCSGFACGKLGELKFPFTNTTLPSRCGVLVVDGCDKDTQKIQLERKGRWYIVSNISQANEIFIRDDVLSEQLDSRKCETIKNWSLPRSPYLSYQLKFNITMFNCAHKLSNVSLLKHACNDSSLYYSRKGQNLPSLPPHCSLLQLPLNPDGNYGDIFRLLTANFTLDVDISPGCWRCHYRGGDCHVNSNAKFYCANVKDGNNRLAMKVGLGLGATVAVAVIILLSCVVLRQYIRRHGSSNLKSPISSSGLSSKSEIELGVAYFGIPIFSYAELEKATRNFDSEKELGDGGYGTVYYGKLQDGREVAVKRLYEHNCKRVEQFLNEIKILTRLRHRNLVSLYGCTSRRSRELLLVYEYIPNGTVADHLHGDRADSSPLTWPIRMSIAIETAAALAYLHASDIIHRDVKTNNILLDNSFCVKVADFGLSRLFPNDVTHVSTAPQGTPGYVDPEYHQCYQLTDKSDVYSFGVVLIELISSMAAVDFSRHRDEINLANFAVNKVQKSAFEELIDPCFWYKSDDEVRRKAVAVGELAFRCLQQDKEMRPAMDEVLEELKIIEGGEGEGEHMEKEEEVTVPPPSPPDCVEESLLKNIRLPPSPDTVTAKWSSSCSTTPHISS, encoded by the exons ATGTCATATGTATCTCTTCTGGTATTCTTTTTCCTGGGTCTCTTTGGACTTCAATATGCTGAAGAGGAAAGGAGACCACATCCCAAATGCTCAGGTTTTGCTTGTGGGAAATTGGGTGAGCTCAAATTTCCCTTCACCAACACCACACTTCCTTCACGCTGTGGTGTGTTAGTTGTGGATGGATGTGATAAGGATACACAGAAGATACAATTGGAGAGGAAAGGGAGATGGTATATTGTTTCAAATATATCTCAGGCAAATGAAATTTTTATTCGGGATGACGTGTTATCAGAACAGTTGGACTCTCGTAAATGTGAAACCATAAAAAATTGGAGTCTTCCTAGATCTCCTTATCTTTCTTATCAGCTTAAGTTCAATATAACCATGTTCAACTGTGCCCACAAGCTCAGTAATGTTTCCCTGTTAAAGCATGCATGTAATGACTCAAGTCTCTATTATTCTCGGAAAGGACAAAATTTACCAAGTCTTCCACCTCACTGTTCACTTCTCCAGCTTCCCCTGAATCCGGATGGAAACTACGGTGACATATTTAGATTGCTAACTGCTAATTTCACGCTTGATGTGGACATATCTCCTGGTTGTTGGAGGTGTCATTATAGAGGAGGAGATTGTCACGTGAATAGCAATGCAAAGTTTTATTGTGCCAACGTAAAAGATG GAAATAACAGATTGGCAATGAAGGTAGGATTAGGATTAG GTGCAACCGTTGCAGTAGCAGTCATAATACTGTTGTCCTGCGTTGTCTTGCGTCAATACATAAGAAGGCATGGTTCCTCAAACTTAAAGTCACCAATTTCCTCATCTGGTCTCTCTTCAAAATCAGAAATAGAATTGGGCGTTGCTTACTTCGGTATTCCCATTTTCTCCTATGCTGAACTTGAAAAAGCTACTAGAAATTTTGATAGTGAGAAAGAGCTTGGGGACGGAGGTTATGGAACTGTATACTACG GTAAGCTCCAAGATGGACGGGAGGTTGCGGTGAAGCGGCTGTATGAGCACAACTGCAAAAGGGTTGAGCAGTTCCTGAATGAAATAAAAATCCTCACTCGACTGCGCCACAGAAATCTAGTTTCCCTTTATGGATGCACTTCACGACGCAGTCGTGAGCTCCTCCTTGTATATGAATACATTCCAAATGGTACCGTAGCTGATCATCTCCATGGTGATCGAGCAGATTCTAGTCCACTGACATGGCCTATTCGAATGAGCATCGCAATAGAAACAGCTGCAGCTTTAGCTTATCTTCATGCTTCTGATATTATACATCGGGATGTGAAAACTAACAACATTCTTCTTGACAACAGTTTCTGCGTGAAAGTTGCTGATTTTGGTCTGTCAAGGTTGTTCCCGAATGATGTTACTCATGTGTCAACAGCCCCGCAAGGTACTCCAGGGTACGTAGATCCAGAGTATCACCAGTGTTACCAGCTGACTGATAAGAGTGATGTGTATAGCTTTGGAGTTGTGTTGATTGAACTAATATCATCGATGGCAGCTGTAGATTTTAGTAGGCATAGGGATGAGATTAATCTGGCTAACTTTGCAGTGAACAAAGTTCAGAAGAGTGCGTTTGAGGAGTTGATAGACCCATGTTTTTGGTACAAGTCGGATGATGAAGTAAGAAGAAAGGCAGTTGCAGTAGGAGAGTTAGCATTTAGATGTTTGCAACAGGATAAGGAAATGAGACCTGCCATGGATGAGGTGTTGGAAGAATTGAAGATAATTGAGGGTGGGGAAGGGGAAGGGGAACACatggagaaagaagaagaggtgaCAGTACCACCGCCTTCACCACCAGATTGTGTTGAGGAGTCTCTCTTGAAGAATATCAGACTGCCGCCTTCACCGGATACGGTAACAGCTAAATGGAGTAGTAGTTGTTCTACTACACCTCATATCAGCAGTTAA